A portion of the Lolium rigidum isolate FL_2022 chromosome 1, APGP_CSIRO_Lrig_0.1, whole genome shotgun sequence genome contains these proteins:
- the LOC124684477 gene encoding disease resistance protein RGA2-like yields METIFFTTMAELASRSMSFLVDRYLKQRAAPTEEERLRSLQRLVLRLRVVVEEADVRLIASQAMLHQLSTLKKEMYTGYYTLDIFSCQAHNGEDRRKDHDVIYSFTPSGFNPAKRVCLFRGNRRGAGQAKLLEQVLGSVRDTIEDMSEFVIFLSRCPRLHRQPYSMYLLLNKCMFGRQMEMERIMYFLLQEESAPGAGEDLAVLPIIGPSKVGKSTLIEHACEDARVRNHFSQILCFSSDDLKAESVETIRDGGRIKHQNCGMGGGRTLIIIDQLLDIKESLWKRLYSEARCGTVSGSKIIVASRSDKIASFGTTHPLRLQFFTREAYWYFFKVRTFGSTSAEDHPELTTIAMDIARLLNGCLLGANIYSGLLKANFNLRFWSMALATLRNIHQKNVLLYGERFSDAWEYEEPAYLRRANKTSSEYFVIFSAYQTCSAETEAEDPKTMSVQDLLFGRVRPPAEFKVRALTSHLPPHYNYMFNCGMQALPKRVE; encoded by the coding sequence ATGGAGACAATATTTTTTACAACTATGGCTGAACTTGCCAGTAGATCCATGTCTTTCCTCGTGGATAGATACCTGAAACAGAGGGCAGCGCCAACCGAGGAGGAGAGGCTGCGCAGCCTGCAACGACTGGTACTGCGGCTTCGAGTCGTTGTTGAGGAGGCAGATGTCCGGCTCATCGCAAGCCAGGCCATGCTGCATCAACTCAGCACACTAAAGAAGGAGATGTACACGGGGTATTACACCCTCGACATCTTCAGTTGCCAAGCTCATAATGGAGAAGACAGAAGAAAAGATCATGATGTCATTTACTCCTTTACCCCATCTGGGTTCAACCCTGCCAAGCGTGTTTGTCTCTTCAGAGGCAACAGAAGAGGTGCAGGGCAAGCTAAGCTTCTGGAGCAAGTTCTTGGCAGCGTAAGGGACACCATTGAAGATATGAGTGAGTTTGTCATATTTCTAAGCAGATGCCCACGTTTGCACCGGCAACCATATAGCATGTATCTGCTTCTGAACAAGTGCATGTTTGGACGCCAGATGGAGATGGAACGTATCATGTACTTCCTATTGCAGGAGGAGAGTGCCCCAGGCGCTGGTGAAGATCTGGCTGTCCTGCCGATCATCGGTCCATCTAAAGTTGGAAAGAGCACCCTGATCGAGCACGCTTGCGAAGATGCAAGGGTGCGCAACCACTTCTCTCAGATTTTGTGTTTCAGTAGCGATGATCTTAAAGCTGAAAGTGTAGAGACCataagagatggaggtagaatcAAACATCAAAACTGTGGCATGGGCGGTGGAAGGACACTGATCATCATCGATCAACTTTTGGATATCAAAGAGTCTTTATGGAAAAGGTTGTATTCAGAAGCTAGATGTGGCACCGTGAGCGGCAGCAAGATCATAGTTGCAAGCCGATCCGACAAGATTGCAAGCTTTGGAACCACACATCCCCTCAGGTTACAGTTCTTTACACGGGAAGCATACTGGTACTTCTTCAAGGTGCGTACTTTTGGGAGCACCAGCGCAGAGGACCACCCGGAGCTCACAACAATAGCCATGGACATTGCCAGGCTGTTGAATGGGTGCTTGCTGGGTGCGAACATCTACAGTGGACTACTGAAAGCAAACTTTAACCTCCGTTTCTGGAGCATGGCCCTTGCAACCCTCCGGAATATCCATCAGAAGAATGTCTTGCTGTATGGGGAACGTTTTTCTGATGCTTGGGAGTACGAGGAGCCGGCATATCTCAGGAGAGCGAACAAAACTTCTTCCGAATACTTTGTAATTTTCTCTGCTTACCAGACATGTTCTGCTGAAACTGAAGCCGAAGATCCGAAGACGATGAGCGTGCAAGACCTTTTGTTTGGAAGGGTTAGGCCTCCAGCCGAATTCAAGGTCCGTGCACTGACATCACACCTGCCGCCTCACTACAACTACATGTTTAACTGTGGGATGCAAGCGCTTCCAAAAAGAGTTGAGTAG